The following are from one region of the Silene latifolia isolate original U9 population chromosome 9, ASM4854445v1, whole genome shotgun sequence genome:
- the LOC141598408 gene encoding protein trichome birefringence-like 33, producing the protein MEEGCNIYEGKWVFDKERKPMYEEDECRPYISPQLTCQRHGRPDKDYQFWRWQPNACDLPQFNATLMLEALRNKRMLFTGDSLNRGQFMSMVCLLQRLVPENQKSMETIESLIVFRLKEYNASVEFYWAPFLLESNSDNATNHRISAERIVRKGSIDKHGEFWKGADIMVFSTYLWWTVGSKMKFLKGSFNDEQKEIEEVSNEEAYRIGMKTMLEWVGKYMNPNSTRVFFTSLSPTHGGNAKWEGKTDRNCDNETTIIEDPEYWGSTWSKSIMQVISEELPKSEVPISFLNITQLSAYRKDAHIQIYEWGANLSNPKAHGDCVHWCLPGLQDTWNQLLFAQLFYPN; encoded by the exons ATGGAAGAAGGGTGCAACATATACGAAGGGAAGTGGGTATTCGATAAAGAGAGGAAACCAATGTATGAAGAAGATGAGTGTCGACCCTACATTAGCCCACAGCTAACTTGTCAAAGGCACGGTCGTCCTGATAAAGACTACCAATTTTGGCGTTGGCAGCCTAATGCTTGCGATCTACCTCA ATTCAACGCAACCTTGATGCTAGAGGCTCTCCGAAACAAGAGGATGCTCTTCACTGGCGATTCATTAAATCGGGGCCAGTTCATGTCTATGGTCTGCCTTCTTCAGAGACTTGTACCTGAGAATCAAAAGTCGATGGAAACTATCGAATCATTGATCGTGTTCAGATTAAAG GAATACAACGCATCGGTTGAGTTCTACTGGGCACCTTTCTTGCTCGAGTCAAACTCCGACAATGCCACCAATCATAGAATATCGGCAGAAAGAATTGTTCGCAAAGGATCTATAGATAAACACGGCGAATTTTGGAAAGGTGCTGATATTATGGTATTCAGCACTTATCTCTGGTGGACGGTTGGCAGTAAGATGAAGTTCTT GAAAGGATCTTTTAATGACGAGCAGAAAGAAATAGAAGAAGTCTCAAATGAGGAGGCTTACCGCATAGGTATGAAGACCATGTTAGAATGGGTTGGGAAATATATGAACCCAAATAGTACAAGGGTATTCTTTACTAGCTTGTCACCTACACACGGAGG GAATGCAAAATGGGAAGGCAAAACAGATAGAAACTGCGATAATGAAACAACAATAATAGAAGATCCTGAATACTGGGGTTCAACTTGGAGTAAAAGCATAATGCAAGTAATTAGTGAAGAATTACCTAAAAGTGAGGTGCCTATTTCATTTCTCAACATCACCCAGCTATCAGCTTATCGAAAGGATGCTCATATACAAATTTACGAGTGGGGTGCCAACCTTTCAAACCCAAAAGCTCATGGTGATTGTGTGCATTGGTGTCTCCCGGGCTTACAAGACACTTGGAATCAGCTTCTCTTTGCTCAACTTTTTTATCCTAATTAG